In Cygnus atratus isolate AKBS03 ecotype Queensland, Australia chromosome 5, CAtr_DNAZoo_HiC_assembly, whole genome shotgun sequence, a single window of DNA contains:
- the PPP1R36 gene encoding protein phosphatase 1 regulatory subunit 36 has translation MPLHAHTLYFSSSPTSQENLKEGKNTCFREICVKTLKSIFQDECSATLPEKRLADKEEKIHKLSKWVQHEYVTLDDVKYVALLLKEEEKKSERMLPFAAVMGNKKLDEFLMALLFYLSFYLEKIALEKETTSLISG, from the exons atgCCACTGCATGCTCACACTCTCTATTTCAGCTCCAGTCCAACATCTCAGGAAAAccttaaggaaggaaaaaatacttgctttcgGGAAATATGTGTCAAGACATTAAAGAG CATCTTCCAAGATGAATGCAGCGCAACGCTCCCTGAAAAAAGGCTGGctgacaaagaggaaaaaatccataAGCTGTCAAAGTGGGTACAACATGAATATGTGACGTTGGATGATGTCAAAT atgttgctttacttttgaaagaagaagaaaaaaagtcagagcGCATGCTACCTTTTGCAGCAGTTATGGG GAATAAGAAACTAGATGAGTTCCTCATGGCCCTGCTTTTCTACTTATCTTTTTACCTTGAAAAAATTGCCCTGGAAAAGGAAACCACATCCTTGATCTC GGGCTGA